The Mesoplasma tabanidae sequence ATTCTGACCCAACTTGATGAGTAAGAATTTTTGATTCTAATGGTGTGTTAAATACAGCTTATACAGATAATTTTAACTACAATGGACAGTCATTAACTGATATTATGAATAGTCAAATACAATATAGATCTCCATTATTTTTAATTGAAGGATTAGGTAATATTGTTTTATGATTGTTAATAACATTTGGTGTTAGAAATATTAACAGATATGCAAACAAAAAAAATAATCCTTGAGTAATTACACCAGAAGCTTATCCTTGCTTATGAAATTCAAAATTTAAATCAATTTCTGAAAGTCAATTAAAAGATTGATACACATTAGCACCGGTTAAATATAAAAGAGTTAAAATAGTAAATGAAACTGGTGAAACTTTTGAACTGACAATGAGTTTAAAGAGTGTTTGAAATAAAGCTTATTATTGAGTTGAACCTGACTATGAAGCTAACAAAAAAATGTATACTCAAATTGAAGAATGGAAAAACGATTTGTACACCGCAACTTTAAAATATCAAAATGATAAAAAACAGTTAAAAATAAAATTAGAAAAAATGAAATCTGAATTTAATAAAAAATACAAGTTTACAAAGCAAAACTTACAAAAACAATTAATTATTGAATATAAAAATAATGTGGCCTTAGAAAAACAAAGAGTTAAAGAAAAACAAATCGAGTTTAATAATAAATTTACATTTGGTCAAAGACATTTAGGTATTAATCCATATGGAAGAGAACTTGAAAAAGCCAATAATCCTAATGGATTTATAGTACCAAGATCTGGTGTATCTGCTGGTTGTTATATACTAGGTTATGGTATACTTAGAACAATATTAGAAACTCAAAGACAAGCAACAGAATATATGATTCCTAATCATGCTATTGCAAACTTTATAGTCTTAAGTTTAATAATATTTACAGGAATTTTTATAATTGTTATGGTGCAATTTATAGTTCCATATAAATGAAGGGAAATTGGGTGGTTGTATGAAAAAACATACTAATGAAAACTTAAAAGATATTTTAATTATTGGTGGAGGCCCTGCTGGATTAACTGCTGGAGTTTATGCAGCAAGAGCTGGAATGAAAACTATGATTTTAGAAAAAGAAGCACCTGGTGGAAAAATGGTTAAAACTGATACAATTGAGAATTATCCTGGTTTTGATAGCATTAAAGGCCCAGACTTAGCTTTAAAAATGTATATGCAAGTAATTAACCTTGGTGCTGAATTTGTCTATGATGAAGTTATTGAAATTGTAAAACACAAAGAAACTTTTATAGTAACTACCAGAAATGGTCAAACAATTGAATCTTTAAGTGTAATTGTAGCAACAGGAACATTAGAAAATAAATTAGGTATACCTGGTGAAGATCAACTATATGGAAAAGGTGTTAGTTATTGTGCAGTTTGTGATGGTGCTTTCCATAAAGGAAATCCAGTTGCAATTGTAGGTGGTGGTTATTCAGCAGTTGAAGAAGGAATTTATTTAAGTAAGTTTGTAAGCAAGTTATATGTTGTTGTAAGAAAAGACCACTTTAGAGTAGACGCAGTTACTTTATCTAAATTAGAACAACTTGATAATGTTGAATTTGTAATGAATTCTATAGTAAAAAAAGTAAATGGAACTGATAAAGTAGAATCAGTTGAAATTGAAAATCTTGTTTCAAAAGAAATCAAAACAGTGCCTGTAACGGGTTTATTCCCTTATATAGGAGCAACACCAGTAACTCAATTCTTAGAAAATCTTAATTTAAATAAAAGCGAAGGTTATTTAAAAGGTGATGCTAAATTGAAATCAAATATTAAGGGTTTATTTATTGCTGGAGATGTTAGAGAAGTGCCATTAAGACAAATTGCTATTGCTGCAGGAGATGGAGCATTAGCAGGTCAAATGGCTGTTAACTATGTACAAGAATTATAATTTAATTTAAAAGAAAGGTAAGAACTATATGAAACTAAAAGAATTTAAAATTAATAAAATTCACTTTAATTTTAAACATGATAAATTAAAATGAATTTCAATAGGATTATGGGCATCGCTTTTTATTGTTGTTATAGTTCTTTTTTCAGTTTTCTGAGCTACCAAAAATGTTAATTGAACTCAAGGAGATAGTTTTTCTGAGCCGATACATTGAGGCGGAATTGATTCATCATATGGAGGAATAGCAATATATCCAATGGCTATGACGCTTGGTATGATTGTAGCGATATTATTTACCTTGTATAAATTTTGAAAAAAAAATTTAAATGTAACTGAACTTTCTATAGGTATAGCAATTTGTATACCTATTTCACTTATGGGAGCAAGTTTTTTTGGTAAATTAAATGCCGATGCACCAGGAGTTAATGCTAATGGTGTTGGTTTTTGAGGACTTTTTGCTTTTTGAAATGCAGGCATGGCAATTCATGGTGGTGTGTATGGTGGATTGCTAGCTGGAGTTATTCTTTTTTATTTTGTTGGTAAAAGATCAAAAACATCTATGTTAGTTTATGCTGATGCTATAGTGCCAAACATTCTTTTAGGACAAGCAATCGGTAGATGAGGAAATTTCTTTAATCATGAAGTTATGGGTGCACCAGTTGGTGTAGTTGCTTATGCGGATGCTCCTGATAAGTGAGGAACAATAAATGATGTTAATTGAGGTGCAGTTCAATCTCATTATAAATTTTTACCAAATTGAATTTCTAGAAATTTAATGGTTGAAGCAAAAACCGATGGTTTTCTTTCTAATGGGGTTCATTTTGAAAAAGGCGATTTAGTTCAACTATCACCAATTTTTCTTTACGAATCTTTAAGTTTGCTAGCAGCTTGAGTAATAATAACTTTCATTATTCCTAATATAACTAAATGAATAAGCAAAAAACCTTGAAAAGTTGAGACAAATAAATATAACTACAGTCTATCATTTTCTATTAAACAATGATTCATGCCTTGAAAAAAATCAACTGATGAAATTCAATCAGCAAGAGATATTTGAAATTTAGCATATTTTAGAAACATTGATGAAGATGCAAAACAAGAATATTTAAAAAGCTTAGAATTTAATAGAAGTAAATACTTAAAGCCAAAAGAAATTAATAAAGCAAATAAATTAAATGATTTTATATCAACAAAAGCTGGAGTTGAATGTTTTGCTTATTTCTTTGCTTGAAATTTTGTAAGATTTTTCTTAGAACTGAGTCGACCTGATGATCATTTATTTGTTATGTATGATAAACCTCTATCATTATCTTTAATATTAATATCAGCTTTTATAGGTCTAATAGGAATGATTGCATCGCAATATTGATTACCAATTTTATTTAGAAAAAATGGTTATTTATACGAAAAAGAATATTTTTCATTAAATTAATTATTAAGGAGGGAGTGAAATTATGTCGTTTGCATTAACAGTTAAAGAAGAAGTAATTTCACATATTTTTGATGATGACCTAGGAAAAGCTTTTTTATCAGGTTTTATTAAATATAACGGAGATTTTATTTGAGGTTCAGGGAGCGAAAAATTAAAATTAACATCAATTAGCAATAAGATAGCTAGAAGTATTTTTGGTCTTTGTAAAAAAATGTTTGATGGGCATATTGAAATTTCAGTTTCTCAAACACAAACTTTAAAACAAAATAAAACATTTCAAATAACATTAATAGGTAAAATATCTGAATTTTTAAAATCTTTAAATATTTGGGATCTAAATGATATTAAAATTATTGAGTTTAAACCTTTAAAACAACAAAAGAATAAGGAAGAATTAACAAAGTTAAAGCGTGCTTATATGGCAGGTGTATTTGTTGCAGTTGGATCCGTTAATTCTCCTGAAACCACTAATTATCATCTTGAATTACAATTTAAAGAAGAAGAGTCAAGTTTGTATATTATAGAATTAATGAATAAGTATGGCTTTGATTTTAAAACATTAAAAAGAAATGAAAAGTTATTTATTTGCTATATAAAAAAAGCAATTATGGTTTCAGATTTTTTAAAGTTTATTGATGCGTATCAAGCTGTTATGAACTTTGAAAATGAAAGAATTATGAGAGACGTTTCTAATAATGTAAATAGAGTAAACAACATTGATATTTCTAATGAAAAGAAGACGTTATCAGCGGGTTTGAAACAAATTGATCAAATAAGTAAAATTCAAGCCAATTTAGCAACTAAACGACTTTCTGAAAAAGCAGCATACCTTTGTGATCTTAGAATTCAAAATCCAAATGCATCCTACGCTGAGCTTACAGAATTAATGAATGAAAATGGATATGAAATAACAAAATCAGGAGTAAGTAACTTATTTAAGATAATCGAAAAATTAAGTTTAGAATTTAAAAATTAGTATTGGACAAAACTGCTTTTTTAATGTTTAATTAAGATAGGAAAAAGGCGGAAGGAAAATGAAAAAATATGAAAGCGAAAATGAGCTTCTTTTGATAGTGGCATTAAATTTAAAAAAAATTAGACTAAGAAAAAAACTAAGTCAAGAAGAGCTTGGATTTAGATGTGGTATTTCAAAAAATTATATTTCTGATTTTGAAAGAGGTCAAAGGAATATCACAATTAAAGTTTTTCAAAAAATAGTTGAAGGATTAGAAATTGAACCAGAAGAACTATTAAAAACCCACTCTAAATAGTGGGTTTTATAGTATTGGAATATAAAATGTAGTATTATTAAATATAATAAAAACAAAAAGGAGATTAATTCATGAGTTCAACAACAGCACAAATAATTATTTTAGTAATAGAAATTGTAGCTATGATTGCTTCAATCATTATGATTCTAATTGGTATATTTCAAAATAAAAATTCTCAAAGTGGTTTAAGTGCATTAAATGGTGGGAACGATGAATTATTCTCAAACTCAAAAGAACGTGGATTGGACAAAACATTATCAACATGAATGATGTCACTAGGGATTATATTTTTTGTAGTTGCATTAGCTGCGTGTATATTAACAAACATTTATCTTTAATAAATATTTTTAGAAGGAGTCAAAATGAAACTTCGATTAATTCTTAAGCAATCATGAAAAGATTATAAGAACAAAAGTATTCTTTACTTTGTTTTCATAATCTTTTTAACAATTATATTAGGAGTAGTCATAGGTATCTTATCATTTATAAGTTACTCAAGACTTAACATTAGCGATGCTCATGCGACTAGATATGCTGGTCAAATTTATTTAAATAATGGTGTTGTTAGTGAAAAATATGATGGTATAAAGCCTTTAGAAAAAAGAGCAGTTTATGATAAGAATGGAAAATTAAAAGAATATATAATAAACAATATTCAAGAAGAAACTAAAAACGATCTAAAATCAGACATTAATAGTATTGTTAATATATACATTGATTTTTTAGGTCAATATTTCAATGGGGATCTTAAAGAGTTTAAAAATAATACAAATCAATCATTAAATCAAGAAGAACTTGAAGCTAAAATGAATATAATTTTAAACGGTTATAAAAATATTAATATTGACAACAAAGATTTAATTAATTTTTGTATACAAATAAATAAAGATCTTTATAAAAATCTCCCACTTGTTTCAAGTCAGTTAATGTTAATTTATTTTTATGATAATTTTAAAAATGATTTTGATCTTTGATCTCATCCTATTAAATGAGATATTAAAGATGATAACAATAATTATATTACAACTAGCTTAGCCCCTAGTTATATAGACAATTACGAAACGTTTGAGAAGTTTAATGAACATCCTGAATTTCATTCAAATAAAGCATCTAATTTTAAAATTTATAATGAGATTAAAACTGAAAGTTTAAGTCCTGAAGAAAAAAAGATGGTTTATGAAGGAAAATTTATTTATGTAAATCCAAGATATCTTGAAGTTAATAATTATGAACTAGGTGATAAAATAAATATATTTATTGATGATATATCATATTCAATGTTAATAAAAGGTACGATAATGACGCCTTTAACTACTACAATGAATTCAAATCAAGGTAGATTTGTAATCTCGCCTGAAGCTTATTATAATTTGTTTGGTAAAAAAGGTTTAAATTATGAAAATAAAAAAGATTTGCGTTTAGATAACCAAAGAATTCTTTTTACTCAAAAATATAATAGTACAAAAAAATCAAACTTGGAAATCATTAATAGAATGAACGAAGATTTTCAATTTTCAGCTGAATATGATAATGAAGGTCTGCTATTACAAAATAAACTAAATACAATCTGAACAGATTCTCTTAAAGATGATACATATTTTATAACTATTAACTTGTTAAATAAAATTATGTATGTAATCATATTTGGATTATTGGTTATTATTTTTGTTGTATTTTATTTTATGTGTGAAAACTTTTTAAGATTACAAAGAGATGATTTTTATAATCTTAAAGCAATGGGAAATAACAATTTTGTTCTTACATTGTTAGCATCTTTTTCTGCTGTTATACCAATTGCTGTATCACTTATTTTTTCACTTTTTATTTCTGTTCCAATAAGTAATATGTTTGCTAATTCAGTTTCAAGTTCATATTCGTTTACTTGACCTCCAATTCTTTTTACGTGAAATTTAGTTATATATGTAATTGCAATAATATCAATTATATTTAGTATATTTATGTTTAATAACTTTATTGTTTTAAGTGGTAAAAAATCAAAGATTAGTAAATTTAAAGAAACAAAAAAACCTTCCAAATTTATTATTAATACTAAAAAAATGCTCACCCCGTTACCCAGCAGGACAAGAATAGGTTTCTCTTTTGCATTATCAAATATAGCAAAAAATATTTATTGCTTAATAATTTTATCCTTAGCATTTACAGTTATTTTATTCACTTTTCAATTTAATGTTTCTGTTAATAACTCAGCTAGTTCAATGATCAGTTTTGCTTATCCAGATATTTCTATAAAATATCAAAGTAACTATTGGGACTTTCAATCTATTTATGAAAAAGAAACTGATTCTAATGATGTTATTAAAAAATATAAATATTCTTCTGAACAAATAAATAGTTATGAAGAATTAGAAAAATATATAAAAGTAACCAATTCTGAATCTTTTATTGAAATGCTTGTTGACACGTCTTTTGATATTCAAAGTTTTAATAATTATAATAAAGAAAAAAATGATATTTCAAATTACATAATTACTGGCGACTTTATTTTTTGACTAGCAAATTCAATTCCAAATCAAGAAAGTTTATCTTTAATAATTAATAATTTAGTTATTCCTAAAATATTAGCTAACACCGCAATTTCAGAAACTGATAAAGAAAAAGCAATTAATTGATTAAAAGACCAAAATAACCAAGATTTAATTTGAGAATATTATAAATTATTTAAAGATAAAGTTAATAGCATGAAAAGTGATCTTGATAAATTAGAATTAAATGAAACTAGTAAATTTCCTGTAAATGTATTATTTGGGAAAACAGTTGTAATACCGTCTAAAAAAAGTTATTGAAGCTCAGGTGTTTCTTTTTCAAATATTTCTGATGGAAATGAGTGGGGAAGTGCAACGTCTGTTTCTGCAAGTAGAAGACAAAAGCAAGACTCATTTGGGACAGAAACAGAACTATTTTCATCTTCAGAATATAAGTCTACAATTACTAAAGTAAAAATGGAAAATGGTGTAGATGCACCAGCACTAAAAGTTGAGGTTGCAAAACCCTTAGCTGATAGATATAGAATGCGTGTTGGAGATTCTATGCTGATGAGTGTTAATTCTTTAAAAACAAATGAAATATCTGAAGTTAGAATTCCTATTTCAATAGCCGCTATAAAAACTAATGATTTACTGACACAAAATATTTATTTTGAAAAAACAGATTATTTTGAAGTTTTAAAGGAAACAATTCAAAATAGAGCAGTACCACTAAAAGACTTTGATCCTGCTTGAACAAGTTATATGAAATTGATTGATGAAATAATTGAGAAATCAAATTCAGTTTATAATAATGAAAGTTTTATTCTTAACAATGCGCAGTTTTCAACAGAAGACATACCAGTTAACTTAAAATATTTAACTTTACCTAAAATTTCTAATTTAGTTGTTAAAGATAATTTATTACCAGTAAAAACGGACTTAGAAAATGAAAATAGAACCGATTTACTTAGTTATTGAGATAAAATTGAATCACCGAGTGAATTTTGAAATTCTAAAAATGGAAAATACATAAACTCATTATCATCTGATTTATGAAATTATAGATTAATTAAAGAAGCTATTTTACTAAAGGCTAAACCATTTCAAAATATAATGAGAATTTTAGATCAAGTGCTTGTTGGTATGGTGCTAGCAATTTCTTTAGTTTTAATTTCTCTTATTTTATTAGAAAATAAAAATACAATAGTTTTATTTAAATCATTAGGTTATAAGACAAGAGAAATTAATAAATACCTTGTTACAGGTTATTTATTGGCAGCCACATGAGCAATAATTATTGCTTTAATATTAAATAAATATATTATTGCTTATTTATCACCAATAGTTTATCAATCTGTTGGGATTTCATTGATATATGTGTTAAGTTATTCTTATATATTGTATGGTGTGATTTTAACTACAACTTTTATATTCTTAATATTAAGCTCAATAAAAATATATACAAAAAGACAAAATCCAAAAGATGTGATTAAATAAGGAGAATTATGATAAAAATAAACGAGACTAAAAGGTCTATTAAATTGATTGGAGTTAAAGATAACTCGAAAAATAAACTTATAAAAGACAAAGTAGGAACACCAACTTTAATTTCTGAAGATAAAACTATTTATTTAGTTATTAAAAATGATGAGGAAGGATTTATTGAACAAATAAAAAATGGTATTAAGTCGGTTATTTTAAATTACGAATTTGATATTGATGTTGATGTTGATTCATTTGAATCTATTTGTAAAAATACAAAAAAAGAAGATATTATTAAAACTATTTATGAAACAATTTCTTTTGAAACTCATAAAGGTTTATCAATTGAAAAAAGTGAAAAAGAAATAAATTATAATTTATTTTTTAAAGGTGATTTTGAAAATCTAATAACTGAATTGAAAATTGTTTGTGAGTATATTA is a genomic window containing:
- a CDS encoding prolipoprotein diacylglyceryl transferase family protein, which produces MWNQYQDFYKWINHSNKTPEDMRLLFGLVPAYPVFMFLGICLVILVTVIQMNKRKIPLRELEIGIVIIVPIGIIGGTFFGKIFLNNYQSWTNFYKVFFFWQPGMSFFGALALGSAAGFGWFYKRSKTTQISMWVYLDLILVNILLGHALGRWGNLYNQEILGNPVSYESISWMPSFIRNRLFYFPPLINFTNVLDGKSLYSDPTWWVRIFDSNGVLNTAYTDNFNYNGQSLTDIMNSQIQYRSPLFLIEGLGNIVLWLLITFGVRNINRYANKKNNPWVITPEAYPCLWNSKFKSISESQLKDWYTLAPVKYKRVKIVNETGETFELTMSLKSVWNKAYYWVEPDYEANKKMYTQIEEWKNDLYTATLKYQNDKKQLKIKLEKMKSEFNKKYKFTKQNLQKQLIIEYKNNVALEKQRVKEKQIEFNNKFTFGQRHLGINPYGRELEKANNPNGFIVPRSGVSAGCYILGYGILRTILETQRQATEYMIPNHAIANFIVLSLIIFTGIFIIVMVQFIVPYKWREIGWLYEKTY
- the trxB gene encoding thioredoxin-disulfide reductase, which encodes MKKHTNENLKDILIIGGGPAGLTAGVYAARAGMKTMILEKEAPGGKMVKTDTIENYPGFDSIKGPDLALKMYMQVINLGAEFVYDEVIEIVKHKETFIVTTRNGQTIESLSVIVATGTLENKLGIPGEDQLYGKGVSYCAVCDGAFHKGNPVAIVGGGYSAVEEGIYLSKFVSKLYVVVRKDHFRVDAVTLSKLEQLDNVEFVMNSIVKKVNGTDKVESVEIENLVSKEIKTVPVTGLFPYIGATPVTQFLENLNLNKSEGYLKGDAKLKSNIKGLFIAGDVREVPLRQIAIAAGDGALAGQMAVNYVQEL
- a CDS encoding prolipoprotein diacylglyceryl transferase family protein: MKLKEFKINKIHFNFKHDKLKWISIGLWASLFIVVIVLFSVFWATKNVNWTQGDSFSEPIHWGGIDSSYGGIAIYPMAMTLGMIVAILFTLYKFWKKNLNVTELSIGIAICIPISLMGASFFGKLNADAPGVNANGVGFWGLFAFWNAGMAIHGGVYGGLLAGVILFYFVGKRSKTSMLVYADAIVPNILLGQAIGRWGNFFNHEVMGAPVGVVAYADAPDKWGTINDVNWGAVQSHYKFLPNWISRNLMVEAKTDGFLSNGVHFEKGDLVQLSPIFLYESLSLLAAWVIITFIIPNITKWISKKPWKVETNKYNYSLSFSIKQWFMPWKKSTDEIQSARDIWNLAYFRNIDEDAKQEYLKSLEFNRSKYLKPKEINKANKLNDFISTKAGVECFAYFFAWNFVRFFLELSRPDDHLFVMYDKPLSLSLILISAFIGLIGMIASQYWLPILFRKNGYLYEKEYFSLN
- the whiA gene encoding DNA-binding protein WhiA, which translates into the protein MSFALTVKEEVISHIFDDDLGKAFLSGFIKYNGDFIWGSGSEKLKLTSISNKIARSIFGLCKKMFDGHIEISVSQTQTLKQNKTFQITLIGKISEFLKSLNIWDLNDIKIIEFKPLKQQKNKEELTKLKRAYMAGVFVAVGSVNSPETTNYHLELQFKEEESSLYIIELMNKYGFDFKTLKRNEKLFICYIKKAIMVSDFLKFIDAYQAVMNFENERIMRDVSNNVNRVNNIDISNEKKTLSAGLKQIDQISKIQANLATKRLSEKAAYLCDLRIQNPNASYAELTELMNENGYEITKSGVSNLFKIIEKLSLEFKN
- a CDS encoding helix-turn-helix domain-containing protein; amino-acid sequence: MKKYESENELLLIVALNLKKIRLRKKLSQEELGFRCGISKNYISDFERGQRNITIKVFQKIVEGLEIEPEELLKTHSK
- the secG gene encoding preprotein translocase subunit SecG, which produces MSSTTAQIIILVIEIVAMIASIIMILIGIFQNKNSQSGLSALNGGNDELFSNSKERGLDKTLSTWMMSLGIIFFVVALAACILTNIYL
- a CDS encoding ABC transporter permease, producing the protein MKLRLILKQSWKDYKNKSILYFVFIIFLTIILGVVIGILSFISYSRLNISDAHATRYAGQIYLNNGVVSEKYDGIKPLEKRAVYDKNGKLKEYIINNIQEETKNDLKSDINSIVNIYIDFLGQYFNGDLKEFKNNTNQSLNQEELEAKMNIILNGYKNINIDNKDLINFCIQINKDLYKNLPLVSSQLMLIYFYDNFKNDFDLWSHPIKWDIKDDNNNYITTSLAPSYIDNYETFEKFNEHPEFHSNKASNFKIYNEIKTESLSPEEKKMVYEGKFIYVNPRYLEVNNYELGDKINIFIDDISYSMLIKGTIMTPLTTTMNSNQGRFVISPEAYYNLFGKKGLNYENKKDLRLDNQRILFTQKYNSTKKSNLEIINRMNEDFQFSAEYDNEGLLLQNKLNTIWTDSLKDDTYFITINLLNKIMYVIIFGLLVIIFVVFYFMCENFLRLQRDDFYNLKAMGNNNFVLTLLASFSAVIPIAVSLIFSLFISVPISNMFANSVSSSYSFTWPPILFTWNLVIYVIAIISIIFSIFMFNNFIVLSGKKSKISKFKETKKPSKFIINTKKMLTPLPSRTRIGFSFALSNIAKNIYCLIILSLAFTVILFTFQFNVSVNNSASSMISFAYPDISIKYQSNYWDFQSIYEKETDSNDVIKKYKYSSEQINSYEELEKYIKVTNSESFIEMLVDTSFDIQSFNNYNKEKNDISNYIITGDFIFWLANSIPNQESLSLIINNLVIPKILANTAISETDKEKAINWLKDQNNQDLIWEYYKLFKDKVNSMKSDLDKLELNETSKFPVNVLFGKTVVIPSKKSYWSSGVSFSNISDGNEWGSATSVSASRRQKQDSFGTETELFSSSEYKSTITKVKMENGVDAPALKVEVAKPLADRYRMRVGDSMLMSVNSLKTNEISEVRIPISIAAIKTNDLLTQNIYFEKTDYFEVLKETIQNRAVPLKDFDPAWTSYMKLIDEIIEKSNSVYNNESFILNNAQFSTEDIPVNLKYLTLPKISNLVVKDNLLPVKTDLENENRTDLLSYWDKIESPSEFWNSKNGKYINSLSSDLWNYRLIKEAILLKAKPFQNIMRILDQVLVGMVLAISLVLISLILLENKNTIVLFKSLGYKTREINKYLVTGYLLAATWAIIIALILNKYIIAYLSPIVYQSVGISLIYVLSYSYILYGVILTTTFIFLILSSIKIYTKRQNPKDVIK